Proteins encoded within one genomic window of Anopheles gambiae chromosome 3, idAnoGambNW_F1_1, whole genome shotgun sequence:
- the LOC1278026 gene encoding probable RNA methyltransferase CG11342, with product MGESNEQVKHGNYHNYYKFRAEDSIRADILAQHLAALWRSCEPPAGPIHLLDVGCNSGQFTAKVRQIVQQVGQGTPAVCAVGLDIDQELCDRGSAEFPDIEFISGNLLDISNREEVKPMDDPIERCMKARNIDQFDVICCFSVLMYVHLNGGDAGLRRVLDYLCSKGKFLIIELQSWQKYRDQVRRLKRDAGETYPLYTGLQWRGNGGALEGCIKSYIQSNGMELVAESAEKTEFDRQLIFFKNKRTI from the coding sequence ATGGGAGAAAGTAACGAGCAAGTGAAGCATGGCAACTACCACAATTATTACAAATTTCGTGCAGAAGACAGCATCCGTGCCGACATCTTGGCGCAACATTTAGCAGCCCTGTGGCGCAGTTGTGAGCCGCCCGCCGGACCAATCCACCTGCTGGATGTGGGCTGTAATTCCGGCCAGTTCACGGCAAAGGTGCGTCAAATCGTGCAGCAGGTGGGCCAAGGAACGCCGGCTGTGTGTGCCGTTGGGTTGGATATCGATCAGGAGCTGTGCGATCGGGGCAGTGCCGAGTTCCCCGATATTGAGTTCATCAGTGGAAATTTGCTGGACATAAGCAACCGGGAAGAGGTGAAGCCTATGGACGATCCGATTGAGCGGTGCATGAAGGCTCGGAACATTGACCAGTTCGACGTTATCTGCTGCTTCTCCGTGCTCATGTACGTGCATCTGAATGGTGGAGACGCTGGACTGCGCCGTGTGCTGGATTATCTGTGCAGCAAGGGGAAATTTCTCATTATTGAGCTGCAATCCTGGCAAAAGTACCGCGACCAGGTACGTCGACTGAAGCGAGACGCCGGCGAGACTTACCCACTGTACACGGGCCTCCAGTGGCGGGGCAATGGGGGAGCGCTGGAGGGTTGTATCAAATCGTACATCCAATCGAACGGTATGGAACTGGTGGCAGAAAGTGCGGAAAAAACTGAGTTCGATAGGCAGTTGATATTTTTTAAGAATAAAAGaaccatttaa